In a genomic window of Variovorax paradoxus:
- a CDS encoding energy-coupling factor transporter transmembrane protein EcfT, translated as MRSLYLDRRTWMHAVPAWLKLALLSAGGTALVLTDRPMVLGAACGLALALFASLGRPAWGRVRTLFGIAIACALIVGFHALLGTTLLGVASALRIATAAVLALMLTLTTRFEDLLVVLETLLHPLRRLGVPTDRIALGLGLTLRFAENFHVQWQRLDDAHRARAGRGGGLRLLAPLTIRTLQTAERVADALAARLGR; from the coding sequence ATGCGTAGCCTCTACCTCGATCGCCGCACCTGGATGCACGCGGTGCCGGCGTGGCTCAAGCTCGCGCTGCTGTCGGCCGGCGGCACCGCGCTCGTGCTGACGGACCGGCCGATGGTGCTGGGCGCGGCCTGCGGATTGGCGCTCGCGCTGTTCGCTTCGCTCGGGCGGCCTGCGTGGGGCCGGGTGCGCACGCTGTTCGGCATCGCGATCGCCTGCGCGCTCATCGTCGGCTTCCATGCGCTGCTCGGCACCACCCTGCTCGGCGTGGCGAGCGCGCTGCGCATCGCCACCGCCGCGGTGCTCGCGCTGATGCTCACGCTGACCACGCGCTTCGAGGACCTGCTCGTGGTGCTCGAGACGCTGCTGCATCCACTGCGCCGCCTCGGCGTGCCCACCGACCGCATCGCGCTCGGCCTCGGGCTCACGCTGCGCTTCGCCGAGAACTTCCACGTACAGTGGCAGCGCCTCGACGACGCGCATCGCGCGCGCGCCGGCCGCGGCGGCGGACTGCGGCTGCTGGCGCCGCTGACCATCCGCACGCTGCAGACGGCGGAGCGCGTGGCCGATGCGCTCGCGGCGCGGCTCGGGCGCTGA
- a CDS encoding helicase SNF2: MNASKLLSAVALSLLAAAGAAHAETYEGVHPLTSAASRAEVAGQAVIAARSADPYAEGANAGPAQVVASDTSRAAVRAEAVAAAHSADPYAEGASAGVAPLVASTVDRNAVRAQARAAARGDALPL; the protein is encoded by the coding sequence ATGAACGCCTCGAAGCTCCTCTCCGCCGTTGCCCTCTCCCTGCTCGCCGCTGCCGGTGCAGCCCATGCAGAAACCTATGAGGGTGTGCATCCCCTGACCTCGGCCGCCAGCCGCGCCGAAGTCGCCGGCCAGGCCGTCATCGCGGCCCGCAGCGCCGACCCCTATGCCGAAGGCGCCAACGCCGGCCCGGCCCAAGTGGTCGCTTCGGACACCAGCCGCGCCGCCGTCCGTGCCGAAGCCGTCGCCGCTGCACACAGCGCCGACCCGTACGCCGAAGGCGCTTCGGCTGGCGTGGCTCCGCTGGTCGCCAGCACCGTGGACCGCAATGCGGTGCGCGCTCAAGCCCGCGCCGCTGCCCGCGGCGACGCGCTGCCGCTGTAA